From a single Rutidosis leptorrhynchoides isolate AG116_Rl617_1_P2 chromosome 5, CSIRO_AGI_Rlap_v1, whole genome shotgun sequence genomic region:
- the LOC139847289 gene encoding uncharacterized protein — MKILSINVRGCKKRRKQLWVKDLCSKYSIMFLGIQETKMARLEPFRLKVMWGNFNYDFACSLSRGRSGGIISLWDPNVFLKDQIWCGDNYVIIKGKWTRAVGTFFIINIYGPQDHGEKIRLWNFLATFKENHEGYYIIFGDFNEVREEADRFGTQYNSLGAHHFNSFINNVGLIDVPLCGRRFT; from the coding sequence ATGAAGATTTTATCCATTAACGTGCGTGGTTGTAAGAAAAGGAGGAAACAATTGTGGGTGAAAGATTTGTGCTCCAAGTATAGTATCATGTTTTTGGGTATTCAGGAGACCAAAATGGCTCGTTTAGAACCATTTAGATTAAAGGTGATGTGGGGTAATTTCAATTACGATTTCGCGTGTTCCTTGTCGAGAGGTCGGTCGGGAGGTATTATATCGTTATGGGATCCAAATGTATTCTTGAAGGATCAAATTTGGTGTGGAGATAATTATGTTATCATTAAAGGGAAATGGACTCGAGCTGTTGGTACTTTTTTTATCATCAATATTTACGGGCCACAAGATCATGGTGAAAAGATTCGTCTTTGGAATTTTCTGGCTACATTCAAAGAGAATCATGAAGGGTACTACATTATTTTTGGAGATTTTAATGAAGTCAGAGAAGAGGCAGATAGATTTGGAACTCAATATAATTCGCTTGGTgcacatcattttaactcatttatcAATAATGTTGGCCTGATTGATGTTCCGTTATGTGGGCGAAGATTCACTTAG